A single genomic interval of Helianthus annuus cultivar XRQ/B chromosome 6, HanXRQr2.0-SUNRISE, whole genome shotgun sequence harbors:
- the LOC110887823 gene encoding heterogeneous nuclear ribonucleoprotein U-like protein 1 — protein sequence MGGPSNAVPENDPPPVSYAPPPPPMGFDNPIATYPGSSGYNPFENPSGYPSDYGTHDPYLTTAQYHHLYPSSSYPPVYPTGYPVQGYQYPPYQQPPPQQQQTQEILERLDRVEHEANKTKKQHSSFLKGLASLIKGKKK from the coding sequence ATGGGTGGACCCTCGAACGCGGTGCCGGAGAACGATCCTCCGCCAGTTTCTTatgcaccaccgccaccgccaatgggttttgacaacccaatcgcAACTTACCCAGGTTCTTCTGGGTACAACCCTTTTGAAAATCCATCAGGATATCCATCGGATTATGGAACTCATGATCCGTACCTTACAACTGCACAATACCATCATCTTTACCCTTCTTCTTCTTACCCTCCAGTTTATCCAACTGGATACCCGGTACAGGGTTATCAATACCCGCCTTACCAGCAACCTCCTCCCCAGCAGCAGCAAACTCAGGAGATCCTGGAAAGGTTAGATAGGGTTGAGCATGAGGCAAACAAAACCAAGAAGCAGCATAGTAGCTTTCTCAAAGGCCTTGCGAGCCTAATTAAGGGCAAGAAGAAATAG